Proteins from a genomic interval of Candidatus Woesearchaeota archaeon:
- a CDS encoding iron-sulfur cluster assembly scaffold protein, protein MEATLARELYQEHIIDLFKHPHNFGMLQEATHCHTENNPLCGDEVTMQVVMKNEKIENVRFTGHGCAISTASASLVTDKVKGMSKTDVVKMTTGDVLEMLMIPIGPVRLKCALLALETIQKTVQM, encoded by the coding sequence CAGGAACATATCATTGACCTGTTCAAGCACCCGCATAATTTTGGCATGTTGCAGGAAGCAACGCACTGCCACACGGAAAATAATCCGCTATGCGGTGATGAAGTAACCATGCAGGTGGTGATGAAAAACGAAAAAATTGAGAATGTTCGTTTTACGGGCCATGGCTGTGCGATTTCAACGGCATCGGCATCGCTTGTCACCGACAAGGTAAAGGGAATGAGCAAAACCGACGTCGTGAAAATGACCACTGGTGACGTCTTAGAAATGCTCATGATTCCTATCGGCCCGGTGCGACTGAAGTGCGCGTTGCTGGCGCTGGAAACAATTCAGAAAACAGTACAGATGTGA
- the sufC gene encoding Fe-S cluster assembly ATPase SufC, whose translation MLEIKDLHAAVDGKEILKGVNLTLELGTINALMGPNGSGKSTLSNVLMGHPKYKVTSGKIFFNGEEMTELSPDERAKKGLFLSFQYPCEIPGVTISNFLRSALNSVKNKKISVLDFKKLLHEKMELLKMDKNIATRYLNEGFSGGEKKRAEILQLAVLEPTLAILDETDSGLDIDALRTVAEGVNKFMTPEKCILIITHYKRILEYVKPDKLFIMVNGKIALSGTGELVDQLEEKGYGWIEED comes from the coding sequence CTGCTTGAAATAAAAGATTTGCACGCCGCCGTGGACGGCAAAGAGATACTCAAAGGAGTAAACCTCACGCTTGAACTCGGAACCATCAACGCGCTCATGGGGCCAAATGGTTCAGGAAAAAGCACGTTGTCGAATGTACTAATGGGCCACCCAAAATATAAGGTAACCAGCGGCAAGATATTTTTTAACGGTGAGGAGATGACTGAACTGTCACCGGATGAACGGGCGAAGAAGGGATTATTTTTGTCATTCCAGTACCCCTGCGAAATTCCCGGTGTGACGATTTCAAATTTCTTGCGGAGTGCACTAAATAGTGTCAAAAACAAAAAGATTTCAGTCCTCGATTTCAAGAAATTGCTGCATGAGAAAATGGAGCTGCTGAAGATGGACAAAAATATCGCGACGCGATATTTGAATGAGGGTTTCTCTGGGGGCGAGAAAAAACGGGCGGAGATACTTCAACTTGCAGTGCTCGAGCCAACGCTTGCGATACTGGATGAAACGGATTCAGGGCTTGATATTGACGCACTACGCACGGTTGCTGAAGGCGTCAACAAATTCATGACGCCGGAGAAATGCATTTTGATTATCACGCATTACAAACGGATTCTTGAATATGTCAAACCTGACAAATTATTTATTATGGTTAATGGAAAGATCGCATTATCGGGCACCGGCGAACTGGTTGACCAGCTCGAAGAGAAGGGTTATGGATGGATTGAGGAGGATTAA
- a CDS encoding ABC transporter ATP-binding protein gives MKKTNQKQQRTGKPLLEIAHLDAWYDRVQVLHDVSLKVYPGEMVCIIGPNGAGKSTVLKNIFGLVKKNHGNIIFDGKHIRTCAPDKIVRHGIAIVPQGRSVFPNLTVRENLELGAYIRDEPIEKEIEEIFLRFPLLHQRQNKKAGLLSGGEQQMLAMGRALLMKPRLLLLDEPSLGLSPHLKQQIFKKIVEINRKDGISVLVVEQNARLSLALSHYAYVLELGKNRLSGDAKKLLHDKRVAKLYLGGA, from the coding sequence ATGAAAAAAACAAACCAAAAACAACAACGAACGGGAAAACCATTGCTTGAGATTGCTCATCTCGACGCATGGTACGATCGCGTACAAGTCTTGCATGATGTTTCACTGAAAGTGTATCCGGGCGAGATGGTCTGCATCATCGGCCCGAATGGCGCGGGAAAATCGACCGTGCTGAAAAATATTTTTGGGCTGGTCAAGAAAAATCATGGCAATATTATTTTTGACGGAAAGCACATTCGAACATGTGCGCCCGATAAAATTGTCCGTCATGGTATAGCTATTGTGCCGCAGGGGAGAAGTGTGTTTCCGAACCTCACAGTGCGTGAGAATTTAGAACTGGGCGCCTACATCCGCGACGAGCCGATTGAAAAAGAAATCGAAGAAATTTTTTTACGCTTTCCCCTACTTCACCAACGGCAGAACAAAAAAGCAGGCCTTCTTTCCGGCGGCGAACAGCAGATGCTTGCGATGGGGCGTGCATTGTTGATGAAGCCGCGCTTGTTGCTGCTTGATGAACCTTCTCTCGGTTTAAGTCCCCATCTGAAACAGCAGATTTTCAAGAAAATTGTTGAAATAAACCGGAAGGATGGCATCTCTGTTCTGGTTGTTGAACAGAATGCGCGGCTGAGCCTTGCCTTGTCGCACTATGCCTACGTTTTGGAATTGGGAAAAAACCGTTTGTCGGGCGACGCGAAAAAATTACTGCACGACAAGCGCGTGGCGAAGCTGTATTTGGGCGGGGCTTAA
- a CDS encoding ABC transporter ATP-binding protein produces the protein MRNILTVRHLSKDFGGIKAVDACSFSVPEGKIVGLIGPNGAGKTTVFNIITGFLTPTSGHVLLDGVAIGGSSPDSVARRGISRTFQSIRLFPNMTVIDNMMLGRKNEREGIADALFRIPSLAAEERQHETQCMSFLEFVGLTAKKDELAKNLSYGQQKLLEIARALVGEPEILLLDEPAAGVNLTMLAKISELLKKLRRQGKTILLIEHNMEFVMGLCDTVVVLDYGKEIAVGTPAQVRKNKKVLDAYLGGIDTKIVT, from the coding sequence ATGAGAAACATCCTTACAGTACGCCATCTTTCAAAAGATTTCGGCGGCATCAAAGCCGTTGACGCGTGTTCTTTTTCTGTTCCTGAAGGAAAAATTGTCGGCCTCATCGGGCCGAATGGTGCGGGGAAAACAACCGTTTTCAATATTATCACTGGCTTTCTTACTCCGACCAGCGGGCACGTCTTGCTCGACGGCGTTGCGATTGGCGGTAGTTCCCCTGACAGCGTTGCACGCCGGGGCATCAGCAGAACTTTTCAATCCATTCGCCTGTTTCCAAACATGACCGTCATTGATAACATGATGCTCGGGCGAAAAAATGAGCGTGAAGGAATTGCCGATGCGCTCTTTCGCATCCCTTCGCTTGCTGCTGAAGAGCGCCAGCACGAAACACAGTGCATGTCGTTCTTGGAATTCGTCGGGCTTACGGCAAAAAAAGATGAGCTGGCAAAAAATTTGAGCTACGGCCAGCAAAAACTGCTTGAGATTGCACGCGCATTAGTTGGCGAGCCTGAAATTCTGCTTCTTGATGAGCCGGCTGCTGGCGTCAATCTGACAATGCTCGCAAAAATCAGCGAGCTGCTGAAAAAACTGCGGCGTCAGGGAAAAACAATACTTCTCATCGAGCACAACATGGAATTTGTCATGGGTCTGTGCGACACCGTTGTCGTCTTGGACTATGGCAAGGAAATTGCAGTTGGAACTCCCGCGCAGGTGCGGAAAAATAAAAAAGTGCTGGACGCTTATCTTGGCGGCATTGACACAAAAATTGTGACGTAA
- a CDS encoding branched-chain amino acid ABC transporter permease, with protein sequence MGYFEHLGILICIYVILSASLNIILGFTGMLNLGHVAFFGIGAYTSALLAKVLGFSWLASLAGGVVLAGVAGLLIGIPCLRLRGDYLAIATLGFGEIVRSLMKNWSSLTRGPLGIPGIPKPELFGFRFTDTQDFLILAIVVTSIVVFLIHRIVHSPFGRVLRAIREDEIAAQSLGKNVVRYKLFALTIGAAFAGVAGSLYAHYITFIDPTTFSFFETVLMVAMVVLGGMGSLAGSIIGAIILVILPEPLRFIKLPTDIMAALRDIIYSVILILMMHFRPNGLVSEGSLRKKILHWWHRVRGVSA encoded by the coding sequence ATGGGATATTTTGAACACCTCGGCATCCTCATCTGTATCTATGTGATACTCAGCGCCAGTTTGAATATCATTCTCGGATTCACGGGCATGCTCAACCTCGGCCACGTCGCGTTTTTCGGCATTGGCGCGTACACCTCTGCATTGTTGGCAAAAGTGCTGGGCTTTTCATGGCTCGCCTCACTCGCCGGCGGTGTGGTACTTGCGGGAGTTGCCGGCCTTTTGATCGGTATTCCCTGCCTGCGGCTGCGCGGTGATTATCTGGCGATTGCAACGCTGGGCTTTGGTGAAATTGTTCGTTCGCTGATGAAAAACTGGTCGTCTCTTACACGCGGACCACTCGGTATTCCCGGCATTCCCAAGCCGGAATTATTTGGTTTCCGGTTTACTGACACGCAGGATTTTCTCATCCTCGCGATTGTTGTCACCAGTATTGTTGTCTTTCTGATTCACCGCATTGTCCATTCGCCCTTCGGCCGCGTGCTGCGCGCAATCCGCGAAGACGAAATTGCCGCGCAGTCCCTCGGTAAAAACGTCGTCAGGTACAAGCTGTTTGCGCTGACGATTGGCGCAGCGTTTGCCGGTGTCGCCGGCAGCTTATATGCGCACTACATCACCTTCATTGATCCGACAACCTTTTCCTTTTTTGAAACCGTGCTCATGGTTGCCATGGTTGTGCTCGGCGGCATGGGCAGTCTTGCCGGTTCCATCATCGGTGCGATTATTCTCGTTATTCTTCCTGAACCTCTGCGTTTCATCAAATTGCCAACGGATATCATGGCAGCACTGCGGGACATTATCTACAGCGTTATACTTATTTTGATGATGCATTTCAGACCAAATGGACTTGTTAGCGAGGGCTCGCTTCGAAAAAAAATCCTGCACTGGTGGCACCGAGTGCGGGGGGTGTCTGCATGA
- a CDS encoding branched-chain amino acid ABC transporter permease, with product MSLLAQLIANGIIAGAIYALVALGYTMVYGILKFINFAHGEILMMGAYFAYTGVHVFALPLWMAAVIAMALAALLGIIIERVAYRPLRFSGKIAPLVTAVAMSLLLQSVALIIWGGDIRTLRTGNVTVGREILGAMVTNHQLVIIVTTAIVLAFLFLFLKYTKMGKAMRAVTDNLSLALTLGINVDRVIMFTFALGSALAALAGVLIGVEQTIQPTMGVALGIAAFSAAVVGGIGNIHGAVLGAFVIGLAENIGIWFIPSGYKPAISFLILIIMLIFKPTGILGESKETDVRKNEA from the coding sequence ATGTCTCTCCTCGCCCAGCTCATTGCGAACGGCATCATTGCAGGAGCTATTTATGCGCTCGTGGCACTTGGCTATACGATGGTGTACGGCATTCTGAAATTCATTAATTTCGCACACGGAGAAATTTTGATGATGGGTGCGTATTTTGCGTACACGGGTGTGCACGTCTTTGCGCTTCCGTTATGGATGGCAGCGGTTATTGCCATGGCACTTGCAGCATTGCTGGGAATCATCATCGAGCGCGTTGCATATCGTCCGCTGCGGTTTTCCGGGAAAATTGCGCCGCTTGTTACGGCAGTGGCGATGTCATTGCTGCTGCAGAGCGTTGCGCTTATCATCTGGGGTGGTGACATTCGAACACTGCGCACCGGCAATGTGACGGTGGGCCGTGAAATTCTCGGCGCAATGGTCACGAACCATCAACTCGTTATCATCGTCACCACCGCCATTGTCTTGGCATTTCTTTTCCTCTTCCTGAAATACACAAAAATGGGCAAGGCAATGCGGGCAGTAACCGACAACCTTTCACTTGCATTAACCCTCGGCATCAATGTTGATAGAGTTATCATGTTCACCTTCGCGCTTGGCTCTGCACTGGCAGCGCTTGCCGGTGTGCTTATCGGCGTCGAGCAAACGATTCAGCCGACGATGGGTGTGGCGTTGGGCATTGCCGCATTTAGTGCAGCGGTTGTCGGCGGTATTGGGAACATTCATGGCGCCGTGCTTGGCGCCTTTGTTATTGGCCTTGCAGAAAATATTGGTATTTGGTTCATCCCGTCTGGCTACAAACCTGCAATCTCATTCCTTATACTCATTATCATGCTTATCTTCAAGCCCACCGGCATTCTCGGCGAGTCAAAAGAAACCGACGTGCGGAAAAACGAGGCATAG